AACCCGCTCGGGAAGGGGAGCGCGGCGCCACCGGGAGGCCCAGACCAACGGGGCGCCGTCGGCCAGAAGAAAGGCGGCGTCCTCATTGATGGCTCGCAAGCTCGGGTCGCCGTGCGAGACCATCGCGTAGTGGGCATTGGCCGTGATGAAGTAGGCCGGCTGGTTGGCGTCGATCAGCGCCGCAACCGCCTCGGCGGCCTCGGAACGGGAAAGGGGTACGAGCGGCAGGCCCCAGACGCGGGTCGGCGAGGGTCGCATGGGCTTCTCAGGCTTTTGAACAGGCGGATCAACGGGCTTACCGAGGCGGACGAGCCAGGGAAGCCGTCGTCAGCAGGGTCGGCGAGATCGGCTTGGCTTCCTCTTCCTCGGTGACCAGCCACGAGAGCCAGGCCAGCTCGATCAGGACCAGGACAAGGGCCAGAGGCATCATCAGCCATCCGGCAACGTCGTGGGCGATCTTCTCCCCCTGGGTCGAGCCGAGCAGGTGGTAGGCCCAGGCCGTGCCCGAGATCCGTAAGATGTTGCACAGCAACGCGATCGGCACGACGCTCAGCAGCAGGATCACCCGCTTCCAGTTGGCCATCGGCACAAGGATAATCGTCGCCGTGATCGTGGCCGCGAGGCTCATGAGCATGGCCAGGCCGTTGCAGGCGGCGGCCACCTCCAGAGTCTCTCCTCCGACGATCAGGATGTTCCCCTCATCCATGACCCACAGGCCCAGCAACCGTAACAACCCGGCACTGCTGAGACAGGCCATCCGTTGCAGCGGAAGCGAGACGTTGCTGTTCAGGGCCGGGGGGATCGGGTACATGAAGACCAAGAAGGCCACGGCCGGCCAGGTCCGCTTCAACAGGGGCCAGCCGCCATAGGCCAGCACCAACGCGGCGACTGTCGGGACGAGGGTGAAGCCCTCGATCCAGAACTTGCCGTATTGCAAGGCGGCGTATCGGGCTCCCACAACGCCGACCAACAAGACCCACCCCCAGACGGACGGGCGGAGTCGGTCGACCTCGGCCCCTCGGGGCCAGAGCCACCAGAACATGAAGCCACAGACGGGGATGACCAGGTATCCGTGCGAGTAGTTCGGGTCGTTTTCCCAGGTTTCGACCAGACTGGCAAGCTGGGGGAAATAGGCCCAGACCAGGACCGACAGCACGGCGGCAACCGCGACCAGATGGGTCGCAAGGGCCGCGGGTGCCGGCCCGCCTTCGGGCCGGGAGTCAGTCGGTTGGCTCATGATTCGGGTCGCTCCACAGGCACGATCGACAAGGAATCGAGAATCAAAGGACACAAGGGAGGGGGATCAAAGAGCCGCCGAAGCCGCGATCGGCCCTCGACGAGTCGAGCAGTCTTGAGCGGGGGATCACACGTCATGATCGCCCCGCCCCTGGTCTCAGGATCGAGCGATCAGACGACCGGGGAGTTGCCGGAGTCTCCCGGAACACGGTCGTTTCGCGACATGTAGGCCGCGTAGTAGTCGCCTCCCGTCACGCGAGAACCGGAGGGCCGGGCACCGTTGACCACCACGCCGAGGACCGGGATACCGGCGCCGGTCAGCAGGTTGTTGGCCCGCTCGACGGCCGGGAAACGGCTCTGGTCGTGTCGGGTGGCGATGACGGCTCCGTCAGCCAGGCGGCCGAGGATCAGGGCGTCGGGGACGGGGAGGACCGGCGAGGTGTCGATGATCACCACGTCGAAGGTCCGTCGCAGCCGTTCGAGCATCGGGGCGAAATTCTTGCCCCGCAGGATGCGGTTCGGGTTGGCCTCGGGCGATCCGGCGGGCAAGAGCTGGCAGCCGCCGACCTGGTTGATCGGCACCAGGGCGTCTTCGAGCGTGGCATCACCGCGAAGAACGTCGCTGAGGCCGGGGCAGTCGGGCACCTCGAAGAGGCGGCCGAGGGTCGCCCGGCGGAGGTCGGCGTCGATCAGGACGGTCGAGGCCCCGGCCTCGGCACACCGGACGGCGAGCTGAGCGGCCAGGGTGGTCTTGCCTTCACCACCGACGGCGCTGGTGATCAGGACGCAGCGGCCCCGGCCGTCGTGTCCCCCTTCGCCGCAGAGGGCAACCCGGACGTGGTCAAGCTGCTGGACGAACTGCTCGAACTTCGGATCGCGTCCGGGGGCTTCCAGGCGTCCCTGGGCATCGGATCGCACCGTGGGCAGGGGCGGCACCGAGAAGACATCGGCCCCGAACCGGCCGGAGAGGTCATCGGGCCCGCTGACCCGTCCGCCCCTCATCTCGACCAGGGTCACCAGGCCCAGCACCAGGCCGAGCATCGCCATGGGAGTGATGGCCATGAGCTTGTCGCGCTTGTTGACCTGAAGCTCGGCCTTTTGGGCAGGATTGACCACGGTGAAGGTTTTGGTTGCCTTGATGTCTTCCCCTGGCTTGTTCTGAGCGAAGCGACCGTTCTCAGAGTCGAATTTCAAGGCTTCAAGACGACGATCCACGGTTTCCTGCATCTTACGCTGCTGAGCCAGCTCGATAAGCAAGAAGTTCATCTCAAGGGCTTTTTCCCCCTGACTCTGCTCCTCGAATTTGACGCGGTCGAGCTTTTCCTGGATCAGCTTGCGTTGCAATCCCAGGTTGTTCAAGTTTTGCTCGGCCTGGCGGACGAGGACGGTGGGGTCGTTCTCGTCCATGGAGAGCTGGGCGCGGAGGGTGGGCTCAAGGTCGTCCCAGAGCTGATTGTAACGCTCCATCAGCCGCTGGCGGTCTGCCTGGAGGCGGGTCAGGGCAGGGTCGCCCGGATTGCGGATCCGGCGGCGGGCCTCGTCGTACTGGACGTCGAGATCTCGGAGGGCGTCTCGCAGTGCCCGGACGGTCTCGTTGGAGAGGAAGGCCTGTTCCACCCGGTCTTCGATCCGGGACCGGGGGTTGGCCGTGGCCGCCTGGCGTCGAACGGCCTCCAGTTCGGAACGCGCCTCGATCTCGGCATATTCCAGATTGAGCAGTTCCTGGTGGAGTCTCTTGTACTCGCTCACCTCGACGGTAATCTTCCCGTCCGATTCGCTCTGGGCCTGGGGATCGGTGTCCACGTCGGGCAGGACTCTGGTATCTTTGAAGTTACGCAAAACCGAGGGGAGATCGGATTCCTTGGCAAGCTGCATCACTTCGTTTTCAAGATCGTCGATTGTTTTGGTCAAATCGGCTCGATGT
The genomic region above belongs to Tautonia rosea and contains:
- a CDS encoding exopolysaccharide transport family protein, which translates into the protein MDTADTPRPRHELARFTELPPALRTPLPPVSPASPASSGGLPISPRLVLRGLARHWWQALLLWIVGSAALASLVYLKYEPTYRASSQVLVNPDNSNPYANQDVTARGLADPRMQTHLQLVNSPRVLSQVLLDSQIVSFDWIRQAESPESALNEVISVTPGKSSALLFEVAAETPGKEEAPKIVNAVVQAFLALDDDLANERAKGAIEALEEHRADLTKTIDDLENEVMQLAKESDLPSVLRNFKDTRVLPDVDTDPQAQSESDGKITVEVSEYKRLHQELLNLEYAEIEARSELEAVRRQAATANPRSRIEDRVEQAFLSNETVRALRDALRDLDVQYDEARRRIRNPGDPALTRLQADRQRLMERYNQLWDDLEPTLRAQLSMDENDPTVLVRQAEQNLNNLGLQRKLIQEKLDRVKFEEQSQGEKALEMNFLLIELAQQRKMQETVDRRLEALKFDSENGRFAQNKPGEDIKATKTFTVVNPAQKAELQVNKRDKLMAITPMAMLGLVLGLVTLVEMRGGRVSGPDDLSGRFGADVFSVPPLPTVRSDAQGRLEAPGRDPKFEQFVQQLDHVRVALCGEGGHDGRGRCVLITSAVGGEGKTTLAAQLAVRCAEAGASTVLIDADLRRATLGRLFEVPDCPGLSDVLRGDATLEDALVPINQVGGCQLLPAGSPEANPNRILRGKNFAPMLERLRRTFDVVIIDTSPVLPVPDALILGRLADGAVIATRHDQSRFPAVERANNLLTGAGIPVLGVVVNGARPSGSRVTGGDYYAAYMSRNDRVPGDSGNSPVV
- a CDS encoding exosortase/archaeosortase family protein, translated to MSQPTDSRPEGGPAPAALATHLVAVAAVLSVLVWAYFPQLASLVETWENDPNYSHGYLVIPVCGFMFWWLWPRGAEVDRLRPSVWGWVLLVGVVGARYAALQYGKFWIEGFTLVPTVAALVLAYGGWPLLKRTWPAVAFLVFMYPIPPALNSNVSLPLQRMACLSSAGLLRLLGLWVMDEGNILIVGGETLEVAAACNGLAMLMSLAATITATIILVPMANWKRVILLLSVVPIALLCNILRISGTAWAYHLLGSTQGEKIAHDVAGWLMMPLALVLVLIELAWLSWLVTEEEEAKPISPTLLTTASLARPPR